In one Achromobacter spanius genomic region, the following are encoded:
- the kynU gene encoding kynureninase, whose amino-acid sequence MTTREDCVAADRKDPLAPLKDRFELPPGVLYMDGNSLGVMPKGAAARAAGVITQEWGTDLIRSWNTAGWFELPARLGNKLGSLLGARDGEMVVTDTTSLNIFKALAAALRIQQQQQPARRVILSERDNFPTDLYMVQGMIDLLQQGYEMRLIDDELPLDKALDDSVAVMLLSHVNYRSGQMHDMASVTALAHERGALTIWDLAHAAGAVPVDLNGANADFAVGCTYKYLNGGPGSPAFIWVAPRHTKDFWQPLSGWWGHTRPFDMAVAYEPAGGIRRYLCGTQPIVSLSLVECGLDVAQAADMAQVRAKSLALGDLFIKLVEERCADHPLTLVTPRTHAERGSHVSFLHPNGYEVMQALIARGLIGDYREPEVLRFGLTPLYFGHADVWDAVDILKDVLDTRAWDKPEFKQRSAVT is encoded by the coding sequence ATGACCACCCGCGAAGACTGCGTCGCCGCAGACCGGAAAGACCCCCTGGCCCCCCTGAAAGACCGCTTCGAGCTGCCGCCCGGCGTGCTCTACATGGACGGCAATTCGCTGGGCGTGATGCCCAAGGGCGCCGCCGCCCGCGCCGCCGGCGTGATCACGCAGGAATGGGGCACCGACCTGATCCGTAGCTGGAACACCGCCGGCTGGTTCGAACTGCCCGCGCGCCTGGGCAACAAGCTGGGCAGCCTGCTGGGCGCGCGCGACGGTGAAATGGTGGTTACCGACACCACGTCCCTGAACATCTTCAAGGCGCTGGCCGCCGCGCTGCGCATCCAGCAGCAACAGCAGCCGGCACGCCGCGTCATCCTGTCCGAACGCGACAACTTCCCCACCGATCTCTACATGGTCCAGGGCATGATCGACCTGCTGCAACAGGGCTACGAGATGCGCCTGATCGACGACGAGTTGCCGCTGGACAAGGCGCTGGACGACTCGGTTGCCGTCATGCTGCTGTCGCACGTCAACTATCGCAGCGGCCAGATGCACGACATGGCCTCGGTGACCGCGCTGGCGCACGAGCGCGGCGCGCTCACCATCTGGGACCTGGCGCACGCGGCCGGTGCGGTGCCCGTGGACCTGAACGGCGCCAACGCCGACTTCGCCGTGGGCTGCACCTATAAATACCTGAACGGCGGCCCCGGCTCGCCGGCTTTCATCTGGGTGGCCCCGCGCCACACGAAGGACTTCTGGCAGCCGCTGTCCGGCTGGTGGGGCCACACGCGGCCGTTCGACATGGCCGTGGCCTACGAGCCGGCCGGCGGCATCCGCCGCTACCTGTGCGGCACCCAGCCCATCGTGTCCTTGTCGCTGGTGGAATGCGGGCTGGACGTGGCGCAAGCTGCCGACATGGCGCAGGTGCGTGCCAAGTCGCTGGCGCTGGGCGACCTGTTCATCAAGCTGGTCGAGGAACGCTGCGCCGACCACCCGCTGACGCTCGTCACGCCGCGCACGCATGCCGAACGCGGCAGCCACGTGAGCTTCCTGCATCCCAACGGCTACGAAGTCATGCAGGCGCTGATCGCGCGCGGCCTGATCGGCGATTACCGCGAGCCCGAAGTGCTGCGCTTTGGCCTGACGCCGCTGTACTTCGGCCATGCCGACGTCTGGGACGCGGTGGACATCCTGAAAGACGTGCTGGACACGCGCGCTTGGGACAAGCCGGAATTCAAGCAACGTTCGGCCGTGACCTGA
- a CDS encoding VOC family protein, with product MSHTIPADTNLVIFYVEKPQTSAAFYSALLQRPPVESTPTFALFVLDSGLKLGLWSRYTVEPAAAGRGGASELAFCVADADALNQRHLDWSLRGLPILQAPTNMDFGRTFVALDPDGHRLRVFAPAREPVTVAEPADTVAAHAL from the coding sequence ATGTCTCACACCATCCCCGCCGACACCAACCTCGTCATCTTCTACGTTGAAAAACCGCAGACCAGCGCGGCGTTCTACAGCGCCCTGCTGCAACGTCCGCCGGTTGAAAGCACCCCCACATTTGCCCTCTTCGTGCTGGACTCCGGCTTGAAGCTGGGCCTGTGGTCGCGCTACACGGTGGAGCCGGCGGCGGCGGGCCGTGGCGGCGCGTCTGAACTGGCGTTCTGCGTGGCGGATGCCGACGCGCTCAACCAGCGCCACCTGGACTGGAGCCTGCGCGGCCTGCCCATTCTGCAAGCGCCCACCAACATGGATTTCGGCCGCACCTTCGTGGCGCTAGACCCTGACGGCCACCGCCTGCGCGTCTTTGCGCCGGCACGCGAACCGGTCACGGTGGCGGAACCCGCCGACACCGTGGCCGCGCATGCCCTCTGA
- a CDS encoding helix-turn-helix transcriptional regulator, with the protein MSRTERLLDLLQTLRRHRLPVSGHRLAAEMGVSLRTLYRDIATLQCQGAEIEGEPGVGYVLRPGFMLPPLMFSTEEIEALVLGTRWVAGRSDERLGMAARNALAKIGAVLPQELRDELDAIPLLVAPSAIAVVDQVDVALIRQAIRTEHRLHIRYRDDKGSNSERVIWPFALGFFDSVRIVMAWCELRQDFRHFRTDRIATLTPGERYPRRRHVLLKEWRAIAQDSQNC; encoded by the coding sequence ATGTCCCGCACCGAACGACTTCTGGACCTGCTGCAGACCCTGCGTCGCCACCGCCTGCCCGTCAGCGGGCATCGGCTAGCCGCCGAAATGGGCGTCAGCCTGCGCACGCTGTACCGCGACATCGCGACGCTGCAATGCCAGGGCGCGGAGATCGAAGGCGAGCCGGGCGTGGGCTACGTGCTGCGCCCCGGCTTCATGCTGCCGCCGCTGATGTTCAGCACCGAAGAAATCGAGGCGCTGGTGCTGGGCACGCGCTGGGTCGCGGGGCGTTCCGACGAGCGCTTAGGGATGGCGGCGCGCAACGCGCTGGCCAAGATCGGCGCGGTGCTGCCGCAGGAACTGCGCGATGAGCTGGACGCCATTCCGCTCTTGGTGGCGCCCAGCGCCATCGCCGTGGTCGACCAGGTTGACGTGGCGCTGATCCGTCAGGCGATACGCACGGAACACCGCCTGCACATCCGCTACCGCGACGACAAGGGTTCGAACTCCGAGCGCGTGATATGGCCGTTTGCCCTGGGCTTTTTCGACAGCGTGCGCATCGTCATGGCCTGGTGCGAACTGCGGCAGGACTTCCGCCATTTCCGCACCGACCGCATCGCCACGCTGACACCCGGCGAGCGCTATCCCCGCCGCCGCCACGTGCTGCTGAAAGAATGGCGCGCCATTGCGCAGGATTCGCAGAATTGCTGA
- a CDS encoding amino acid permease has translation MQKPQGFGQIAEREQGLKRRLTSGQMSMIAIGGAIGTGLFLGSKFAIGFAGPSVIISYAIGGLITLLLMGCLAEMTVAHSTSGSFGAYAEHYIGPLAGFLVRYAYWSCVVLAVGTEVTAVAEYMHFWFPDVPGWLWVCVFSGALILVNAMSVKAFGTIEYWFSTVKITAIVAFIILGAYVVWGNPQYGVAQYTAHGGFFPNGLWGMWIAVVISIFSYLSVEMIAVAAGEAEDPERAVKKAFRATIVRLVVFYLLTLALILAIVPWNEAGKEGSPFVKVMLALDIPGAAGVINFIVLVAALSAMNSQLYITTRMMFSLSRAGHAPSLFGRLTKSGTPLNALLLSTSGIAIAVVLKVMYPDTAFTLMMAISMFGALFTWMMIFVTHYFFRRRWAREGGGALSFRMPGFPVLTLLGAVAMLAILVTTYFTNVFQMTLVFGVPFLLILAVLYVVLFKKRGEAVVLQARQQRG, from the coding sequence ATGCAAAAACCACAAGGATTCGGCCAGATCGCCGAACGCGAACAGGGGCTCAAGCGGCGCTTGACCTCGGGCCAGATGAGCATGATCGCCATCGGCGGGGCCATCGGCACGGGCCTGTTTCTGGGCAGCAAATTCGCCATCGGTTTTGCCGGGCCCAGCGTCATCATCAGCTACGCCATCGGCGGGCTGATCACGCTCTTGCTGATGGGCTGCCTGGCGGAAATGACGGTGGCGCATTCCACCTCGGGGTCGTTCGGCGCCTATGCCGAGCACTACATCGGCCCTTTGGCCGGCTTTCTGGTGCGCTATGCGTACTGGTCGTGCGTGGTGCTGGCGGTGGGCACCGAGGTCACCGCCGTGGCCGAGTACATGCATTTCTGGTTCCCGGATGTGCCTGGGTGGCTATGGGTGTGCGTGTTCTCGGGGGCGCTGATCCTGGTGAACGCGATGAGCGTCAAGGCGTTCGGCACCATCGAATACTGGTTCTCCACCGTGAAGATCACCGCCATCGTGGCCTTCATCATCCTGGGCGCGTACGTGGTGTGGGGCAACCCGCAGTACGGCGTTGCGCAGTACACGGCGCACGGCGGCTTCTTTCCGAATGGGCTGTGGGGCATGTGGATTGCCGTGGTGATCTCGATCTTCAGCTACCTTAGCGTCGAGATGATCGCGGTGGCCGCAGGCGAGGCCGAAGACCCCGAGCGCGCCGTGAAGAAAGCGTTTCGCGCCACCATCGTGCGGCTGGTCGTGTTCTACCTGCTGACCTTGGCGTTGATATTGGCGATCGTGCCCTGGAACGAAGCCGGCAAGGAAGGCAGCCCCTTCGTGAAGGTGATGCTGGCGCTGGACATTCCGGGCGCGGCGGGCGTCATCAACTTCATCGTGCTGGTGGCGGCCTTGTCGGCCATGAACAGCCAGCTTTACATCACCACGCGCATGATGTTCAGCCTGTCGCGCGCGGGCCATGCGCCCTCGTTGTTCGGCCGCCTGACCAAAAGCGGCACGCCGCTGAACGCGCTGCTGCTGTCCACCAGCGGCATCGCCATCGCCGTGGTGCTGAAGGTGATGTACCCCGACACGGCCTTCACCTTGATGATGGCCATCTCGATGTTCGGCGCGCTGTTCACCTGGATGATGATCTTCGTGACGCACTACTTCTTTCGCCGCCGCTGGGCACGCGAAGGCGGCGGCGCGCTGTCGTTCCGCATGCCCGGCTTTCCGGTGCTGACGTTGCTGGGCGCGGTGGCGATGCTGGCGATTTTGGTCACCACCTACTTCACCAACGTGTTCCAGATGACGCTGGTGTTCGGGGTGCCGTTCCTGCTGATCCTGGCCGTGCTGTATGTGGTGCTGTTCAAGAAGCGCGGCGAAGCCGTGGTGCTTCAGGCCCGCCAGCAGCGCGGCTGA